One stretch of Natronobacterium gregoryi SP2 DNA includes these proteins:
- the acs gene encoding acetate--CoA ligase: MSQEDAELEARLEEQETFEPPESFVEQANVSDPGIYEEFEENWPECWERAAECLDWEEPYEEVLDESAAPTYRWFTDGKLNASYNCLDRHVEDGAKNRAAIKWEGELGETRTYTYGDLLTEVDEFAAALRDLGVEEDDVVTMYMPMIPELPIAMLACARIGAPHSVVFAGFSADALATRMNAADSEYLVTCDGYYRRGDALDHISKANEGLDDVDHETETVVVDRLGDDLEHSLAERQQGYGELIEEHAGETVEPVTRDAEDMLFLMYTSGTTGKPKGVKHTTGGYLSYAAWTSHSVLDLEPEDTYWCSADIGWITGHSYILYGPLSLGTTTVMYEGTPDYPDKDRFWEILEKNRVDVFYTAPTAIRAFMKWGTEYPERYDLSSLRLLGTVGEPINPRAWKWYYEHIGNEECPIVDTWWQTETGGHMITTLPGIAEMKPGSAGPGLPGIDATVVDTTGEEVDAGKAGYLTVQKPWPGMLRTLYRNDDRFVAEYWEEYSDPDADDWVYFPEDGAKIDDDGYITVLGRVDDVVNVSGHRLGTMEIESAAVGVEGVAEAAVVGGDHDIKGEAVYVYAIPEDGYEGGETLEEAVVDSIVDSIGPIAKPEEIIFTPELPKTRSGKIMRRLLEDIASGNELGTTSTLRNPEVVDEIQQQVQE; the protein is encoded by the coding sequence ATGTCACAGGAGGATGCCGAACTCGAGGCACGACTCGAGGAACAGGAGACGTTCGAGCCTCCCGAGTCGTTCGTCGAGCAGGCAAACGTATCTGATCCGGGAATTTACGAGGAGTTCGAGGAGAACTGGCCGGAGTGTTGGGAACGCGCTGCGGAGTGTCTCGATTGGGAGGAGCCCTACGAGGAGGTCCTCGACGAGTCGGCGGCACCGACCTACCGCTGGTTCACGGACGGGAAGCTAAACGCCTCGTACAACTGTCTCGACAGACACGTCGAGGACGGGGCGAAAAACCGTGCCGCGATCAAGTGGGAAGGCGAGCTGGGTGAAACGCGGACGTACACGTACGGCGACCTCTTGACCGAGGTCGACGAGTTCGCGGCCGCGTTGCGGGATCTGGGTGTCGAAGAGGACGATGTCGTCACGATGTACATGCCGATGATCCCGGAGCTGCCGATTGCGATGCTGGCGTGTGCTCGGATCGGTGCGCCACACAGCGTCGTCTTCGCTGGCTTCTCCGCGGACGCGCTTGCGACGCGGATGAACGCCGCCGACAGCGAGTACCTGGTAACCTGTGACGGCTACTATCGGCGCGGTGACGCGCTCGACCACATCTCGAAGGCAAACGAGGGTCTCGACGACGTCGACCACGAAACCGAGACGGTCGTCGTCGACCGGCTCGGTGACGACCTCGAGCACTCCCTTGCCGAACGCCAGCAAGGCTACGGCGAACTGATCGAGGAACACGCCGGTGAGACGGTCGAGCCAGTCACCCGGGACGCCGAGGACATGCTGTTCTTGATGTACACGTCGGGGACGACGGGCAAGCCCAAGGGGGTCAAACACACCACCGGTGGCTACCTCTCGTATGCCGCCTGGACGAGTCACTCGGTGCTCGACCTAGAGCCCGAGGACACCTATTGGTGTTCGGCTGACATCGGCTGGATTACAGGCCACTCTTATATCCTCTATGGGCCGCTGTCACTCGGGACGACGACGGTGATGTACGAGGGGACGCCCGACTATCCGGATAAAGACCGCTTCTGGGAGATACTCGAGAAAAACCGCGTCGATGTCTTCTACACCGCGCCGACGGCCATTCGGGCGTTCATGAAGTGGGGGACCGAGTATCCCGAGCGCTACGACCTCTCCTCGCTTCGCTTGCTCGGCACGGTCGGGGAGCCGATCAATCCGCGGGCCTGGAAGTGGTACTACGAGCATATCGGCAACGAAGAGTGTCCGATTGTCGACACTTGGTGGCAGACCGAGACTGGTGGCCACATGATCACGACGTTGCCGGGCATCGCCGAGATGAAGCCGGGCTCCGCCGGTCCAGGGCTGCCTGGGATCGACGCTACGGTCGTCGATACGACCGGTGAGGAAGTCGACGCCGGCAAAGCAGGCTACCTCACGGTTCAAAAGCCCTGGCCCGGGATGCTCCGGACGCTCTACCGGAACGACGACCGGTTCGTCGCCGAGTACTGGGAGGAGTACTCCGATCCCGACGCCGACGACTGGGTCTACTTCCCAGAAGACGGCGCGAAGATCGACGACGACGGCTACATAACCGTGCTCGGCCGCGTGGACGATGTCGTCAACGTCTCCGGTCACCGACTGGGCACGATGGAGATCGAGTCCGCCGCAGTCGGGGTCGAAGGAGTCGCCGAAGCCGCCGTCGTCGGTGGCGACCACGACATCAAGGGCGAAGCAGTGTACGTCTACGCCATCCCCGAAGACGGCTACGAAGGCGGCGAAACCCTCGAGGAGGCAGTCGTCGATTCGATCGTCGACTCGATCGGGCCGATCGCCAAACCCGAGGAGATCATTTTCACGCCGGAACTGCCCAAGACGCGGTCGGGCAAGATCATGCGCCGACTGCTCGAGGACATCGCGAGTGGCAACGAACTGGGTACTACGTCGACGCTTCGCAACCCCGAGGTCGTCGACGAGATCCAGCAGCAGGTACAGGAGTAA
- a CDS encoding bacterio-opsin activator domain-containing protein has protein sequence MSLEEGAMDALSRRQYESLLDAAETYREVLVVRLCGEVGLRPAELARLRIDDVDQARIDPPRYLVRVPATDDREDERTAYLPTHVERELRRYARSNGLSPADRIFSVTPRRLQMLVSDVADRASDRFDDSALADVSTGDLRHYFASRSLAEHGVNPRVVKAVGGWRSFEALERYLPEPAEAEIVDSFEAVEGPSGPRSGESRSGRGAVGDDSVVRLLLAASDQYALVRLDEDGYVDRWNRSGATLFGYRAGEIVGTHVSAFYTDEAVEAGAPERTLSSALEESGHETEGWRVREDGSRFRATEVVTPLRDDRGRHCGFALFVRDVSTYYDELEAVRERREELGRRYALATRHRDLTRALLEANDHEEVETETCATLVDGGVYEFAWIDRTTMVDRRREWRAASGIDPVAIDDIVPEEWEPELTDGIDVVGTSTEVDGDSFDGAIAHVPLQYGETTYGTLSVATDREVAFDADERTWLATIGRQVGYAITAVRRRNLLLSDQVVEFELECWDDRAFFVDVSDRLECRFELDSVVPVSESTQLYYFRLEGAPPADVFDLAADEQRVTDYRLIETYEDGWRVEFVVDGASPMLTLSEYGVTIRTATVEDGRGTITAECAADADLRTIVSGFRATFPDSELIGKRESDRTVQTAREFREGLEDRLTDRQVSSLRAAYFGGYYDWPRESTAEEIADAMGVSSPTLHNHLRKGQHELLRTFFDDPADDEGHTPAGAGDGHTG, from the coding sequence ATGAGTCTCGAGGAGGGAGCGATGGATGCCCTCTCCCGTCGGCAGTACGAGTCGTTGCTCGACGCTGCCGAGACGTATCGGGAGGTACTGGTCGTCCGTCTCTGTGGCGAGGTCGGACTCCGACCGGCCGAACTGGCCCGGTTGCGGATCGATGACGTCGACCAGGCTCGCATCGATCCGCCGCGATACCTCGTTCGCGTGCCGGCGACCGACGACCGCGAGGACGAGCGAACTGCTTACCTACCGACACACGTCGAGCGAGAGCTACGCCGATACGCACGGAGCAACGGGCTCTCGCCCGCGGACCGAATCTTTTCCGTGACGCCACGGCGGCTCCAGATGCTCGTCTCCGACGTAGCCGATCGCGCGAGCGATCGGTTCGACGACTCCGCGCTCGCCGACGTCTCGACCGGAGATCTCCGACACTACTTCGCGTCCCGGTCACTCGCCGAACACGGCGTCAATCCACGGGTCGTCAAGGCCGTCGGCGGCTGGCGGAGTTTCGAGGCCCTCGAGCGATACCTGCCCGAGCCGGCCGAGGCGGAGATCGTAGACAGCTTCGAGGCCGTCGAAGGACCCTCCGGCCCACGAAGCGGGGAGTCGCGGTCCGGTCGGGGTGCAGTCGGCGACGACAGCGTCGTTCGGCTGTTGCTCGCAGCGAGCGACCAGTACGCGCTCGTTCGCCTCGACGAGGATGGGTACGTCGACCGGTGGAACCGCAGCGGTGCCACGTTGTTTGGCTATCGTGCCGGCGAGATCGTCGGCACGCACGTCTCGGCGTTTTACACCGACGAGGCCGTCGAGGCGGGAGCGCCGGAGCGAACGCTCTCGAGTGCTCTCGAGGAGTCCGGACACGAGACCGAGGGTTGGCGCGTTCGGGAGGACGGCTCCCGGTTTCGCGCGACGGAGGTCGTCACCCCTCTACGAGACGACCGTGGCCGCCACTGCGGGTTCGCACTGTTCGTCCGCGACGTCTCTACGTACTACGACGAACTCGAGGCCGTCAGGGAGCGACGCGAGGAACTCGGCCGCCGGTACGCGCTGGCGACCCGTCACCGTGACCTGACTCGGGCGCTGCTGGAGGCAAACGACCACGAGGAAGTCGAGACCGAGACCTGTGCGACCCTGGTCGACGGTGGCGTCTACGAGTTCGCCTGGATCGATCGAACGACGATGGTGGATCGCCGCAGGGAGTGGCGGGCTGCAAGTGGGATCGATCCCGTCGCTATCGACGACATCGTGCCCGAAGAGTGGGAGCCAGAGCTGACGGACGGGATCGACGTCGTCGGTACCAGCACGGAGGTCGACGGCGACAGTTTCGACGGTGCCATCGCCCACGTCCCGCTCCAGTATGGCGAGACGACCTACGGCACCCTCTCGGTCGCGACCGACCGCGAGGTGGCCTTCGACGCCGACGAGCGCACCTGGCTCGCGACGATCGGCCGACAGGTCGGCTACGCGATCACGGCCGTTCGTCGGCGCAACCTCTTGCTCTCGGATCAGGTCGTCGAGTTCGAACTCGAGTGTTGGGACGACCGGGCGTTCTTCGTCGACGTCTCGGATCGCCTCGAGTGTCGGTTCGAACTCGACTCGGTCGTGCCGGTTTCGGAGTCGACGCAACTGTACTACTTCCGACTCGAAGGAGCGCCGCCGGCCGACGTCTTCGATCTCGCCGCAGACGAGCAGCGAGTCACCGACTATCGACTCATCGAGACCTACGAAGACGGCTGGCGCGTCGAGTTTGTCGTCGACGGTGCGTCGCCGATGTTGACGCTGTCGGAGTACGGCGTCACCATCCGTACGGCGACAGTCGAGGACGGGCGGGGAACGATCACGGCCGAATGTGCGGCAGACGCCGATCTCCGGACGATCGTCAGTGGGTTCAGGGCCACGTTCCCCGACTCGGAACTGATTGGAAAACGCGAGAGCGATCGGACGGTCCAGACTGCCCGCGAATTCAGGGAGGGACTCGAGGATCGCCTGACTGACCGGCAGGTGTCGTCGTTGCGTGCGGCGTACTTCGGCGGCTACTACGACTGGCCGCGCGAGAGTACCGCCGAGGAGATCGCAGACGCGATGGGGGTGTCCTCCCCGACGCTACACAACCACCTTCGCAAGGGCCAACACGAACTGCTCCGGACGTTCTTCGACGACCCTGCCGACGACGAGGGCCACACTCCAGCGGGAGCCGGCGACGGTCACACCGGCTGA
- the acs gene encoding acetate--CoA ligase has translation MANRNGWGRSRSVPTGSPRTPPETFVEQANLADSDVYQTFDDDWPDCWHRAADLLSWDRPYETVLEDADPPFYRWFTGGRLNAAYNCVDRHLEEGRKTHAAIRWEGKHGECETYTYRDLYVAVNEFAAALRQLGVEEDDVVTIYLPMIPELPIAMLACARIGAPHSVVFAGLSADALATRMDAADSEYLLTCDGYYRRGDAFNQKSKAGNARLELEHDVETVVVDRLGEELPHVLGDREWDYHELREEFSGATVEPVSRDAEDMLFLMYTSGTTGEPKGVVHTTGGYLAHVAWTSRAVLDVKAEDTYWCSADIGWITGHSYIVYGPLALGTTTVMYEGTPDYPDRDRLWEIVDRNAVDVFYTAPTAIRAFMKWGEEYPERHDLSSLRLLGTVGEPISPRPWSWYREHVGDGECPVVDTWWQTETGAILISTLPGVDEMKPGAAGPGLPGIDVQVVDEHGEEVDPGQTGYLTVGRPWPGMARTLYGGDDQFRSEYWERFSEPDDGEWRYFSGDAAAIDDEDYVTVLGRVDDVINVSGSRLSTMAIESAITDVEGVAEAAVVGRSSGTTATEIYAYVSTEGGFDPESGDVREAIVDNAESTIGPIAAPDTVVFTPELPKTRSGKIMRRLLEAIANGDDLGDTSALRNPEIVGEIQATIGDG, from the coding sequence ATGGCCAATCGGAACGGGTGGGGACGTAGTCGGTCTGTCCCCACTGGGTCACCACGAACTCCACCCGAGACGTTCGTCGAGCAGGCAAACCTGGCCGACAGCGACGTCTACCAGACGTTCGACGACGACTGGCCGGACTGCTGGCATCGCGCCGCCGATCTGCTCTCCTGGGACCGACCGTACGAGACCGTCCTCGAGGACGCCGATCCGCCGTTCTATCGCTGGTTCACCGGTGGACGGTTGAACGCTGCCTACAACTGTGTCGATCGTCACCTCGAGGAGGGGCGAAAGACTCACGCGGCGATCCGTTGGGAGGGGAAACACGGCGAGTGCGAGACCTATACCTACCGGGATCTCTACGTCGCGGTCAACGAGTTCGCGGCCGCGTTACGGCAGTTAGGCGTCGAGGAGGACGATGTCGTCACGATCTACTTGCCGATGATTCCGGAGTTGCCGATCGCGATGCTGGCGTGTGCTCGGATCGGTGCGCCACACAGCGTCGTCTTTGCCGGGCTCTCCGCGGACGCGCTCGCGACGCGGATGGACGCCGCCGACAGCGAGTATTTGCTCACCTGCGACGGCTACTATCGGCGTGGTGACGCGTTCAACCAGAAGAGCAAGGCCGGCAACGCACGGCTCGAACTCGAGCACGACGTCGAGACCGTCGTCGTCGATCGGCTCGGCGAGGAGTTGCCTCACGTGCTTGGCGACAGGGAGTGGGATTACCACGAGCTCCGAGAGGAGTTTTCGGGTGCGACGGTCGAGCCGGTCTCCCGGGACGCCGAAGACATGCTGTTTCTGATGTACACCTCCGGAACGACGGGCGAGCCGAAAGGCGTCGTCCACACGACTGGCGGCTACTTGGCACACGTCGCCTGGACTTCCCGCGCTGTTCTGGATGTCAAGGCCGAGGACACCTACTGGTGTTCTGCGGACATCGGCTGGATCACGGGCCACTCCTACATCGTCTACGGTCCGCTGGCGCTGGGGACGACGACCGTGATGTACGAGGGAACGCCCGACTACCCCGACCGCGATCGGCTCTGGGAGATCGTCGACCGGAACGCCGTCGACGTCTTTTACACCGCGCCGACGGCGATCCGGGCGTTCATGAAGTGGGGCGAGGAGTACCCCGAACGACACGACCTCTCCTCGCTTCGCTTGCTCGGCACGGTCGGCGAGCCGATCAGTCCCCGTCCGTGGAGCTGGTACCGGGAGCACGTCGGCGACGGCGAGTGTCCGGTCGTCGACACCTGGTGGCAGACCGAGACGGGCGCGATACTGATCTCGACGTTACCCGGTGTCGACGAGATGAAACCGGGAGCGGCTGGGCCGGGACTGCCCGGTATCGACGTCCAGGTAGTCGACGAACACGGCGAGGAAGTCGACCCGGGCCAGACCGGCTACCTGACGGTCGGTCGGCCCTGGCCGGGGATGGCGCGGACGCTGTACGGCGGCGACGACCAGTTCCGGAGCGAGTACTGGGAGCGGTTCTCCGAGCCTGACGACGGTGAGTGGCGCTACTTCAGCGGCGACGCAGCCGCGATCGACGACGAGGACTATGTCACCGTGCTCGGCCGCGTCGACGACGTGATCAACGTTTCAGGAAGCCGACTGAGCACGATGGCGATCGAGAGCGCGATCACCGACGTGGAGGGTGTCGCCGAGGCGGCCGTCGTCGGTCGCTCGAGCGGCACTACCGCGACGGAGATTTACGCCTACGTGAGTACCGAAGGTGGGTTCGATCCGGAGAGCGGCGACGTTCGCGAAGCGATCGTCGACAACGCCGAGTCGACGATCGGCCCGATCGCGGCCCCCGATACCGTCGTCTTCACCCCAGAGCTACCGAAGACTCGGTCGGGAAAGATCATGCGTCGACTGCTCGAGGCAATCGCAAACGGTGACGATCTGGGAGATACGAGTGCGCTTCGCAACCCCGAAATCGTCGGCGAGATTCAGGCGACGATCGGCGACGGGTAG
- a CDS encoding universal stress protein, translating into MSLLVPFDGSQLATKALEKASTFGDLLDESVVVLTVIPDDPEYARERGWITQGEPFDSDAIATGMETRAREVAPEATFRVEEVQSDEPTATATTNVVREIRRVAAEIGTSVVFIGSENAGSVISPQSSVGSPVANDQRYDVYVVRHLESGEHESVSDLDSTVD; encoded by the coding sequence ATGTCACTGCTCGTTCCGTTCGACGGTTCACAGCTCGCGACGAAGGCACTCGAGAAGGCGTCGACGTTCGGCGACCTCCTCGACGAATCGGTCGTCGTCCTGACTGTTATCCCCGACGATCCGGAGTACGCCCGGGAGCGGGGCTGGATCACGCAGGGTGAGCCGTTCGATTCGGACGCGATCGCTACGGGGATGGAAACGCGCGCTCGCGAGGTCGCACCGGAGGCGACGTTTCGCGTCGAAGAGGTCCAGTCCGACGAGCCGACGGCGACCGCGACGACGAACGTCGTTCGTGAGATTCGCCGGGTTGCTGCCGAGATTGGCACGAGCGTGGTGTTTATCGGTTCGGAGAACGCGGGATCGGTGATCTCGCCACAGTCGAGCGTCGGGAGTCCCGTCGCGAACGACCAGCGGTACGACGTGTACGTCGTCCGTCATCTCGAGTCCGGCGAGCACGAGTCCGTTTCGGACCTCGATTCGACTGTCGACTGA